The Chloroflexia bacterium SDU3-3 genome includes the window AGCCCACGATGAACCACGGCACCAGCCTGCTGATCGCGATCTTCTGGCCCGGCGCGCGCCGCCGCAGCGAGAAGAACAGCACCACCGGCCCCAGCATCAGCACGCGCACCAGCTTCACCAGCGTGCCGATCTCGCCGCTCACCTGGCTCACCGGGAAGGTGGCGGCCAGCACCTGCGGCACAGCGTACACCGTCATTCCGGCCAGCACGCCGTACTGGTAGAAGCTGAGGTGCAGCAGCGGGATGAGCAGCGGCAGCAGCAGGATGACCGCCACGCCCAGGATTGCGGTCAGCGCGATCGAGCTGGCCACATCGTCCGGCTCGGCGTCGATCACCGGGGCCACGGCGGCGATCGCCGAGTTGCCGCAGATCGAGTTGCCCACCGCCACCAGGGTGGCCAGCTTGGGGCGCAGGCCCACCGCCCGCCCGATCAGCGCGCTGAAGCTGATGCCCAGCACCACCACCGCCACGATCGCGCCCAGCAGCACTGGCCCGGCCTTCAGCACCATGGGCACGTTGATCGTCGCGCCCAGCATCAGCACCGCGAACTCCAGCAGCTGCTTGCCCGCGAAGGCCACGCCGGGCCGCGCCGCCTCGTGCAGGCCGCGCGCCGCCCGCCACGCGATCCCCAGCAGCAGCGCGATCACCAGCGCCTCGATGGCGGCGTGCCCAAACACGCGCTCCTCGGCTAGCTGCAGCAGCCAGGCGAACAGGGCTATCGCGCCAGCCAGCCACAGCCCAGGGAGGTAGCGCTGCATGCTTGGCAGCCGGTAGTGGCTGGCGTCGCGGTCAAAAAAACGTCGCATCACACATCCTCGCAGTATGCGCCTCGGCGGGCGTCTTGGCCCGTCCAGACGCGCAGAAAAGCTACCTGTGCAGCGTAGCGGAAAGCTGGCTATAATTC containing:
- a CDS encoding putative sulfate exporter family transporter, with amino-acid sequence MQRYLPGLWLAGAIALFAWLLQLAEERVFGHAAIEALVIALLLGIAWRAARGLHEAARPGVAFAGKQLLEFAVLMLGATINVPMVLKAGPVLLGAIVAVVVLGISFSALIGRAVGLRPKLATLVAVGNSICGNSAIAAVAPVIDAEPDDVASSIALTAILGVAVILLLPLLIPLLHLSFYQYGVLAGMTVYAVPQVLAATFPVSQVSGEIGTLVKLVRVLMLGPVVLFFSLRRRAPGQKIAISRLVPWFIVGFLIMAAVRSVGLFPASLSDAVGNLSRILTVVAMAALGLEVNLPAVRRVGPQVAVAVVGSLLALLAVALTLILGLGIGAGM